Proteins from a genomic interval of Micromonospora sp. NBC_00389:
- a CDS encoding bifunctional glycosyltransferase/CDP-glycerol:glycerophosphate glycerophosphotransferase, which translates to MTLISFVVPAFRVQGYLRECLDSILGQPETDLEVIAIDDCSPDASGEIIDEYAARDQRVRSVRLPENVGLGPARNVGLDRAVGEYVWFLDGDDWLAPECLSEVAERLRATRPDVLLVDHVRTHWNDTVTRSAMAEVFPESPGAAPFRLRDRPEAMRLLHTAWNRLVRREFLVELGLRFAPGWYEDVSFSYPVLMAAQRIGVLDLVCVNYRQRRAGAITRTRGDRHFEVFPQWHRVFHLMDSWGPAVGALRPAVFERMIWHYLTVLGNGQRIAPELRPAFFAQITADYARWLPDGGYPVPDGVEGIKHRLVAAGRWRTFSALRTASRTRDVARRKVRTARRRVGPAARRGARLTRDGLLYEYYRAELRRPVDPTLAVYAAYWYRGYACNPAAIYEVARRLAPGVRGVWIVRRDRVDSVPAGAEYVIAGTPAYYRALARARWLVNNVNFPDFVRKRPEQVHVQTHHGTPVKVMGLDQQRYPIGAGRMDFAGLLRRVDRWDYSVSANSFSTQMWDRAYPATYTTLEVGYPRNDRLATASPDEVRRLRAEFGLGPDEQVVLYAPTHREHLPGYRPPFDPDRFVDVLGDSGRLLMRSHYFHDRDRRPRRAVDRERVRDVSGYQRVEDLYLIADVLVTDYSSAMFDYAVLDRPIVLYAPDWEAYRLARGVYFDVTAEPPGAVAVTFADLLDLFRTDALRSDAAAKAREHFRGRFCALDDGRAAERVVRRVFLGESVGLSPRC; encoded by the coding sequence ATGACCCTGATCAGTTTCGTGGTACCGGCCTTCCGGGTGCAGGGATACCTGCGCGAGTGCCTCGACTCGATCCTCGGCCAGCCGGAGACCGACCTCGAAGTGATCGCCATCGACGACTGCTCACCGGACGCCAGCGGCGAGATCATCGATGAGTACGCGGCCCGCGACCAGCGGGTCCGGTCAGTCCGGCTGCCGGAGAACGTCGGCCTCGGTCCGGCCCGCAACGTCGGGCTGGACCGGGCCGTCGGCGAGTACGTGTGGTTTCTCGACGGCGACGACTGGCTGGCACCGGAGTGCCTGTCGGAGGTGGCCGAGCGGCTGCGGGCCACCCGGCCGGATGTGCTGCTGGTCGACCATGTCCGGACGCACTGGAACGACACCGTCACCCGTAGCGCGATGGCCGAGGTGTTCCCGGAGTCGCCCGGCGCGGCCCCCTTCCGGCTGCGGGACCGGCCGGAGGCGATGCGGCTGCTGCACACCGCGTGGAACCGGCTGGTCCGCCGGGAGTTCCTGGTCGAGTTGGGTCTGCGTTTCGCGCCCGGCTGGTACGAGGATGTCTCGTTCAGCTACCCGGTGCTGATGGCGGCGCAGCGGATCGGCGTACTCGACCTCGTCTGCGTCAACTACCGGCAGCGTCGCGCCGGTGCGATTACCCGGACCCGGGGTGACCGGCATTTCGAGGTGTTTCCGCAGTGGCACCGGGTCTTCCACCTGATGGATTCCTGGGGGCCGGCGGTGGGCGCTCTGCGCCCTGCGGTCTTCGAGCGGATGATCTGGCACTACCTGACCGTGCTCGGCAACGGTCAGCGGATCGCTCCGGAGTTGCGGCCCGCCTTCTTCGCGCAGATCACGGCGGACTACGCCCGTTGGCTGCCGGACGGCGGCTATCCGGTGCCGGACGGGGTGGAGGGGATCAAGCATCGGCTGGTCGCCGCCGGCCGCTGGCGGACGTTCAGCGCGTTGCGGACCGCCAGCCGGACCCGCGATGTCGCCCGCCGGAAGGTCCGTACGGCGCGTCGCCGGGTCGGCCCGGCGGCCCGGCGCGGCGCCCGGCTGACGCGGGACGGCCTGCTGTACGAGTACTACCGGGCGGAGCTGCGCCGGCCGGTGGATCCGACGCTCGCGGTGTACGCGGCCTACTGGTATCGGGGGTACGCCTGCAACCCGGCGGCGATCTACGAGGTGGCCCGCCGGCTGGCGCCGGGGGTGCGGGGGGTGTGGATCGTGCGCCGGGACCGGGTGGACAGCGTGCCGGCCGGGGCGGAGTACGTCATCGCCGGCACCCCGGCCTACTACCGGGCGCTGGCCCGGGCCCGCTGGCTGGTCAACAACGTCAACTTCCCGGACTTCGTCCGTAAGCGGCCGGAACAGGTGCACGTGCAGACCCACCACGGCACGCCGGTCAAGGTGATGGGGCTGGACCAGCAGCGCTATCCGATCGGGGCGGGCCGGATGGACTTCGCCGGGCTGCTGCGCCGGGTGGACCGCTGGGACTACAGCGTCAGCGCGAACAGCTTCTCCACCCAGATGTGGGACCGGGCTTACCCGGCCACGTACACCACCCTGGAGGTCGGCTACCCGCGCAACGACCGGCTGGCCACCGCCAGCCCGGACGAGGTGCGCCGACTGCGTGCGGAGTTCGGCCTCGGCCCCGACGAGCAGGTGGTGCTGTACGCCCCGACGCACCGCGAGCATCTGCCCGGCTACCGGCCGCCGTTCGACCCCGACCGGTTCGTCGACGTGCTGGGTGACTCCGGCCGGCTGCTGATGCGCAGCCACTACTTCCATGACCGGGATCGCCGCCCCCGCCGGGCGGTGGACCGGGAGCGGGTCCGCGACGTCAGCGGCTACCAGCGGGTGGAGGACCTCTACCTGATCGCCGACGTGCTGGTCACCGACTACTCCTCGGCGATGTTCGACTATGCGGTGCTGGACCGGCCGATCGTGCTCTACGCCCCCGATTGGGAGGCGTACCGGCTGGCCCGGGGGGTCTACTTCGACGTCACGGCGGAGCCGCCGGGCGCGGTGGCCGTCACCTTCGCCGACCTGCTCGACCTGTTCCGTACCGACGCGCTGCGCTCGGACGCGGCGGCCAAGGCCCGCGAGCATTTCCGGGGCCGGTTCTGCGCGCTGGACGACGGGCGCGCGGCGGAGCGGGTGGTGCGCCGGGTGTTTCTGGGCGAGTCGGTAGGCCTGTCGCCGCGCTGTTGA
- a CDS encoding ABC transporter ATP-binding protein, producing MTTVALKDVTKIFKDGTLAVDSVNLDVNDGEFMVLLGPSGCGKSTVLRMIAGLEDPTQGAVLLDGGLANDLPPRDRKIAMVFQDFALYPHMTVGDNIAFPLRLAGVEPEPRGERVSDVASALGIGDVLARKPGQLSGGQRQRVAMGRAIVRRPGLFLMDEPLSNLDSGLRAELRAEISGLTRELGVTTVYVTHDQAEALTMADRVAIMRRGVLQDVGTPTQVYGRPATLYVAAFLGSPRMNLLEASVYVHLDRYVTLNLGEQSLYLPWDDIRSRAIAHYHGERIVVGMRAEALTPVSPDSPGDVLRGRIRYLEHHGHESLAFLDIGATAIVVDEVGTRLDPAPVGQRGLRRFGSVMQRLTGRPVEAEDAAGGGTRTSVLPDPGRHHRRPAELAVRLAPYPAVAAGHALAVSVRMDALHFFDERGARIDVGWR from the coding sequence GTGACCACCGTCGCGCTCAAGGATGTCACCAAGATCTTCAAGGACGGCACATTGGCCGTCGACAGCGTCAATCTGGACGTGAACGACGGCGAGTTCATGGTGCTGCTCGGCCCGTCCGGCTGCGGCAAGTCCACGGTGCTGCGGATGATCGCCGGGCTGGAGGATCCGACCCAGGGCGCGGTGCTGCTCGACGGGGGACTCGCGAACGACCTGCCGCCGCGGGATCGGAAGATCGCCATGGTCTTCCAGGACTTCGCGCTCTATCCGCACATGACCGTCGGCGACAACATCGCGTTTCCGCTGCGGCTGGCCGGGGTGGAGCCGGAACCGCGGGGTGAGCGGGTCAGCGACGTGGCCAGCGCGCTGGGCATCGGCGACGTGCTGGCCCGCAAGCCCGGCCAGCTCTCCGGCGGGCAGCGGCAGCGGGTCGCGATGGGCCGGGCGATCGTCCGCCGACCCGGGCTGTTCCTGATGGACGAGCCGCTGTCCAACCTCGACAGCGGGCTGCGCGCCGAGCTGCGCGCGGAGATCTCGGGCCTGACCCGGGAGTTGGGCGTCACCACCGTCTACGTCACCCACGACCAGGCCGAGGCGCTCACCATGGCCGACCGGGTGGCCATCATGCGTCGCGGCGTGCTCCAGGACGTGGGCACCCCCACCCAGGTGTACGGCCGGCCGGCGACGCTCTATGTGGCCGCCTTCCTGGGTAGCCCGAGGATGAACCTGCTGGAGGCGTCGGTCTACGTCCACCTCGACCGGTACGTCACGCTCAACCTCGGCGAGCAGTCGCTCTACCTGCCCTGGGACGACATCCGCAGCCGGGCGATCGCGCACTACCACGGTGAGCGGATCGTCGTCGGCATGCGGGCCGAGGCGCTCACCCCGGTTTCCCCGGACAGCCCCGGCGACGTGCTGCGCGGTCGGATCCGCTACCTGGAGCACCACGGGCACGAGTCACTGGCGTTCCTCGACATCGGGGCGACCGCGATCGTGGTCGACGAAGTGGGCACGCGGCTGGACCCGGCGCCGGTGGGTCAGCGCGGCCTGCGCCGGTTCGGCTCGGTGATGCAGCGGCTCACCGGCAGGCCCGTGGAGGCGGAAGACGCGGCGGGTGGTGGCACCCGGACCAGCGTGCTCCCCGATCCGGGCCGACACCACCGCCGGCCGGCGGAGCTGGCGGTGCGGCTGGCGCCGTACCCGGCGGTTGCCGCCGGCCACGCGCTCGCCGTCTCGGTCCGGATGGACGCGTTGCACTTCTTCGACGAGCGCGGAGCCCGGATCGACGTGGGGTGGCGCTGA
- a CDS encoding acyltransferase family protein, whose amino-acid sequence MTGLRWFAALAVFFHHSAAHESLPDPVRRIMGAGSNGVTFFFLLSGFVIALNYFDSATRPTPRSTWNYLIGRLARVYPLYLLVLVVVWLAVDDHSNVSRFLIQVLALQSWHPSLVVTYGINAPGWSIGVEFFLYACFPLLVLALRPIANNAKALLAVAVAAIVAAFVLAALFQHFRNGLPATNPFSAHRWLYRTPASRLGDFTLGMVAALLLRQAKRSWPASAARDRVLSPLLTWLPLAATLLLMAWPGRTHYYASYDAMWMLPGVLLFFGLSQYPQSALGRFLSTRLVVFLGEVSFAFYLVHRPLMQVVGAASWVDDSFMAYFTKMTLLVVFITAVATACHFLWERPAQRFVNRWLRIKSPAAPSSRPTTPA is encoded by the coding sequence TTGACCGGATTGCGCTGGTTCGCTGCTCTCGCTGTTTTCTTTCATCACTCGGCAGCGCACGAGTCGCTGCCGGATCCGGTCCGCCGGATCATGGGAGCGGGCAGCAACGGCGTCACTTTCTTCTTTCTCTTGTCGGGGTTCGTCATCGCGTTGAACTACTTCGACAGTGCCACTCGGCCGACCCCTCGCAGCACCTGGAACTACCTGATCGGTCGGCTGGCCCGGGTCTACCCGCTCTATCTGCTGGTCCTCGTCGTCGTCTGGCTGGCCGTGGACGACCACTCCAACGTGAGTCGGTTCCTCATCCAGGTCCTCGCCCTGCAGTCCTGGCATCCGTCGCTCGTCGTCACGTACGGCATCAACGCACCGGGCTGGTCGATCGGCGTCGAGTTCTTTCTCTACGCCTGCTTCCCGCTACTGGTGTTGGCGCTGCGTCCGATCGCCAACAACGCCAAGGCTCTCCTCGCCGTGGCCGTGGCGGCGATAGTCGCGGCCTTCGTACTCGCGGCGTTGTTCCAGCACTTCCGCAACGGTCTGCCCGCCACGAACCCGTTCAGTGCGCACCGGTGGCTCTACCGAACGCCCGCCAGCCGCCTGGGGGACTTCACGCTCGGCATGGTGGCGGCACTGCTCCTCCGCCAGGCCAAGCGGTCGTGGCCCGCGTCGGCCGCCCGGGATCGGGTGCTGTCGCCGTTGCTCACCTGGCTTCCCCTCGCGGCGACCCTGCTGCTGATGGCCTGGCCCGGCCGGACCCACTACTACGCCAGTTACGACGCGATGTGGATGCTCCCCGGAGTGCTGCTCTTCTTCGGCCTGAGCCAGTATCCGCAGTCCGCGCTCGGCCGCTTTCTCAGCACCCGGCTCGTCGTGTTTCTCGGCGAGGTTTCCTTCGCCTTCTATCTGGTGCATCGCCCGCTGATGCAGGTGGTCGGTGCAGCGTCGTGGGTGGACGACAGCTTCATGGCCTACTTCACCAAGATGACGCTGCTCGTCGTCTTCATCACTGCGGTCGCGACCGCCTGCCACTTTCTCTGGGAGCGGCCGGCCCAGCGGTTCGTCAACCGCTGGCTGAGGATCAAGTCGCCGGCCGCGCCCAGCAGCAGGCCCACCACGCCTGCGTGA
- a CDS encoding DUF4442 domain-containing protein, translated as MTIDSRQVAAGLLEAVPFARTLGFEIVEVAPEAEGGVRAVVRLPDSPATHNHVGGPHAGAMFTLGETASGAVVLAAFGQLLDRAVPLAVRAEIAYRKLALGPVLATARLGRPALEVIEELESGQRPEFPVEVEIATEDGTLTSAMTVVWTLRPQ; from the coding sequence ATGACCATCGACTCTCGCCAGGTGGCGGCCGGCCTGCTGGAAGCGGTGCCGTTCGCCCGTACGCTCGGTTTCGAAATCGTCGAGGTGGCCCCCGAGGCGGAGGGCGGGGTGCGGGCAGTCGTCCGGCTCCCCGACTCGCCGGCCACCCACAACCACGTCGGCGGGCCGCACGCCGGGGCCATGTTCACCCTCGGTGAGACGGCCTCCGGCGCGGTGGTGCTGGCCGCCTTCGGGCAGCTGTTGGACCGAGCCGTGCCGCTCGCCGTCCGGGCCGAGATCGCCTACCGCAAGCTGGCACTGGGGCCGGTGCTGGCCACCGCGCGGCTCGGCCGGCCGGCTCTCGAGGTGATCGAAGAGCTGGAGTCTGGCCAGCGGCCCGAGTTCCCGGTCGAGGTGGAGATCGCCACTGAGGACGGCACGCTCACCTCGGCGATGACCGTGGTCTGGACGCTGCGGCCGCAGTGA
- a CDS encoding HAD family hydrolase, with the protein MLGLPAHVTACLFDLDGVLTQTARVHNAAWTRTFDEFLRQRATATGEPFQPFDPGPDYNRYVDGRPRADGVRSFLASRGIVLPEGSPDDPPDADTVNGVGNRKNVLLLERLRSSGVEVYPGSVRYLKESTAAGLRRAVVTASANGREVVAAAGLEPLLEARVDGLVARAQGLRGKPHPDTFLAGARLLGVDATQAAVFEDALSGVAAGRAGGFGYVVGVDRVGQADELRAHGADIVVKDLAELLEAGDAHPSAARPAGERGLA; encoded by the coding sequence GTGCTGGGCCTACCTGCTCATGTGACCGCCTGTCTCTTCGATCTGGACGGTGTGCTGACGCAGACCGCCCGGGTGCACAACGCCGCCTGGACGCGGACGTTCGACGAGTTCCTGCGGCAGCGGGCCACGGCGACCGGTGAGCCGTTCCAGCCGTTCGATCCCGGCCCGGACTACAACCGCTACGTCGATGGCCGGCCCCGCGCCGACGGCGTCCGGTCGTTCCTCGCCTCCCGCGGGATCGTGCTCCCCGAAGGCAGCCCGGACGACCCGCCGGACGCCGACACCGTCAACGGCGTCGGCAACCGCAAGAACGTCCTGCTGCTGGAGCGACTGCGCAGCTCCGGTGTCGAGGTCTACCCGGGCTCGGTGCGCTACCTGAAGGAGTCCACCGCCGCCGGGTTGCGTCGGGCCGTGGTGACCGCGAGCGCCAACGGGCGCGAGGTGGTCGCCGCCGCCGGGCTGGAACCACTGCTGGAGGCGCGGGTCGACGGGCTGGTCGCCCGGGCGCAAGGGCTGCGCGGCAAGCCGCACCCGGACACCTTCCTGGCCGGGGCCAGACTGCTCGGCGTCGACGCGACGCAGGCCGCCGTCTTCGAGGACGCGCTATCCGGAGTGGCCGCCGGCCGGGCCGGCGGCTTCGGCTATGTGGTCGGCGTCGATCGGGTCGGGCAGGCCGACGAGCTGCGCGCGCACGGCGCCGACATCGTGGTCAAGGACCTCGCGGAGCTGCTCGAAGCGGGCGACGCCCACCCGTCGGCGGCACGCCCGGCCGGAGAGCGGGGTCTCGCGTGA